Proteins encoded within one genomic window of Oryza brachyantha chromosome 7, ObraRS2, whole genome shotgun sequence:
- the LOC102715870 gene encoding pentatricopeptide repeat-containing protein ELI1, chloroplastic encodes MSAAAVQPVLPSSSSSSASTGGQQHGILTADRVAGLLTGYATLRRTGELHAAAVRASVDGDRAVGFRLQRAYAASGRLDLAVTLLRRTQDPTAVFYTSAIHAHSSRGLHLAALALLSEMLSGGLLPTSHTLSASLPACHGLALGRALHAYAFKLALTGDSYVATALLDMYARAGDAEAARALFDEMSDPHIVSVTAMLTCYAKMGTLDDARGLFDGMPHKDFICWNAMIDGYTQHGRPNEALRLFRRMLRSGVDPDEVTVVLALSAVAQLGTAESGKWLHSYVKNSRRVRLNVRVGTALIDMYCKCGSLEDAVSVFDSIADKDIVVWNAMINGYAMHGHSRKALEMFPQLRAQNLWPTDITFIGLLNACSHSGLVDEGRQFFRSMEEEYAIAPKIEHYGCMVDLLGRAGLIEEAFHLVQSMAIAPDAVMWVSLLAACRLHKNMALGQQIADYLVAEGLANSGMYILLSNIYAAVGNWEEVARVRSMMKASGIHKEPGCSAIEIGRKVYEFVAGDMSHGRNGEIYAMVEKMNALVKEQGHVPRTELVLHDLDEATKEKALAVHSEKLAVAFGLISTAPGETIKIVKNLRACSDCHAVLKLMSKITGRKIVFRDRSRFHHFVDGSCSCGDYW; translated from the coding sequence atgtccgccgccgccgtgcagcccgtgctcccttcctcctcctcctcctccgcctcaaCCGGAGGTCAGCAGCATGGCATCCTCACCGCCGACCGCGTGGCGGGGCTGCTCACCGGCTACGCGACCCTCCGCCGCACCGGCGAGCTCCACGCCGCGGCGGTCCGCGCCAgcgtggacggcgaccgggcggtGGGATTCCGCCTCCAGCGCGCGTACGCCGCCTCcggccgcctcgacctcgcggTCACGCTCCTCCGCCGAACGCAGGACCCCACTGCCGTGTTCTACACCTCCGCCATCCACGCCCACTCCTCCCGCGGcctccacctcgccgcgctcgcgctccTCTCCGAGATGCTGAGTGGAGGCCTCCTCCCCACCTCGCACACCCtctccgcctccctccccgcctGCCACGGCCTCGCCCTTGGCCGCGCCCTGCACGCGTATGCCTTCAAGctggcgctcaccggcgactcCTACGTCGCCACCGCTCTTCTCGACATGTACGCGCGGGCAGGCGACGCCGAAGCAGCGCGCGCcctgttcgacgaaatgtCCGACCCGCACATCGTGTCCGTCACGGCGATGCTCACCTGCTACGCCAAGATGGGGACGCTCGACGACGCACGCGGGCTGTTCGACGGGATGCCCCACAAGGACTTCATCTGCTGGAACGCCATGATCGACGGCTACACGCAGCACGGGAGACCGAACGAGGCGCTCCGGCTGTTCCGACGGATGCTGCGGTCAGGTGTTGACCCCGACGAGGTGACCGTCGTGCTGGCACTTTCTGCCGTCGCGCAGCTCGGCACGGCAGAGTCCGGGAAGTGGCTGCATTCCTACGTCAAGAACAGCCGGCGAGTTCGTCTCAATGTCAGGGTTGGCACGGCGCTCATTGACATGTACTGCAAGTGTGGCAGCTTGGAGGACGCCGTGTCAGTGTTCGACAGCATCGCCGACAAGGACATCGTCGTCTGGAACGCCATGATCAACGGCTACGCAATGCACGGACATAGCAGAAAGGCACTGGAGATGTTCCCGCAGCTCCGGGCTCAGAACCTCTGGCCAACTGACATCACCTTCATCGGCTTGCTCAACGCCTGCAGCCATTCTGGGCTTGTCGACGAGGGCCGCCAGTTCTTCCGATCAATGGAGGAGGAGTACGCCATTGCGCCCAAGATCGAGCACTACGGTTGCATGGTCGACCTCCTCGGCCGTGCCGGCCTCATAGAAGAAGCATTCCACCTCGTCCAGAGCATGGCGATCGCCCCCGACGCCGTCATGTGGGTGTCACTGCTCGCTGCGTGCCGGCTTCACAAGAACATGGCGCTAGGCCAGCAGATCGCCGACTACCTCGTTGCGGAGGGGCTCGCCAACTCCGGCATGTACATCCTCCTGTCGAACATCTACGCGGCGGTCGGGAACTGGGAAGAGGTCGCAAGAGTAAGGTCCATGATGAAGGCCAGCGGCATCCACAAGGAGCCCGGGTGCAGCGCCATTGAGATCGGCCGCAAGGTGTACgagttcgtcgccggcgacatgAGCCACGGGCGCAACGGTGAGATCTACGCCATGGTGGAGAAGATGAATGCGCTCGTGAAGGAGCAGGGGCACGTTCCTCGGACCGAGCTGGTGCTGCATGATCTTGACGAGGCGACCAAGGAGAAGGCGCTGGCCGTCCACAGCGAGAAGCTCGCCGTTGCGTTTGGGCTCATCAGCACGGCGCCCGGGGAGACGATCAAGATCGTCAAGAACCTGCGTGCGTGCTCCGACTGCCACGCCGTGTTGAAGCTGATGTCGAAGATCACCGGCAGGAAGATCGTGTTCAGGGACAGGAGTAGGTTTCACCATTTCGTCGATGGGTCCTGTAGCTGTGGGGATTACTGGTGA
- the LOC102716146 gene encoding uncharacterized protein LOC102716146, translating into MADAAGEVTAQIETETETVPVDTDTDGGEEDRLSALPDDILCSILLRLGSTPAAGQTGVLSRRWRRLPSKLPKLLFLFPSAPACVGPGIAANVAPVLRHVDVVCCDAPAEAVATWLHHVASRIAEDGVVYFRNTLSQRRVVVVFTGVQGAQRTGYFVPTYELPCFATAAKLWLYLEFLPLELPRSGVFARLTEMFLDHLDFNHKGRGKFGHVFSPARCPVLRRLRIAMCTGLDVLCIYSESLEHFEIEFVAGLKELSLLTPKLTTLEVSYCFYYIQEWFCSITAPALQFLRWGDRFHPESVLFIGVMHLLQLTIFTIPVYGRPGCRTIQEFALLLQHFCAVSRLDLLLSYDWDLNEYVYLMESITKIPYMNTMSLWLYTRGHAIGTSVFHLLSLCPSVKNLQVTLLDDIKEDSPCQQYCECDQHPDWGEWETVVYGLEEVEIRNFRGTKHDFTFMSLLFLVAPLLKKMKITVDGMANASEESSQGLREIAAEHPGACFEVYYNTTGEFYEFRPSNFIKTPDDHYYEPR; encoded by the exons atggccgacgccgccggcgaggtcacCGCCCAGATCGAGACGGAGACAGAGACGGTCCCCGTGGATACCGACACCGACGGTGGAGAGGAGGATCGCCTCAGCGCGCTCCCGGACGACATCCTCTgctccatcctcctccgcctcggctccacccccgccgccgggcAGACCGGCGTCCTCTCCCGCCGCTGGAGGCGCCTCCCCTCCAAGCTCCCCAAGCTGCTCTTCCTGTTCCCCTCCGCCCCGGCCTGCGTCGGCCCCGGGATCGCCGCCAACGTCGCCCCGGTGCTCCGCCACGTCGACGTCGTGTGCTGCGACGCCCCCGCCGAAGCCGTGGCCACCTGGCTGCACCACGTCGCGAGCCGCATCGCCGAGGACGGCGTGGTCTACTTCAGGAACACGCTGTCCCAGAGgcgcgtggtggtggtgttcaCGGGGGTACAGGGCGCTCAGCGCACGGGCTACTTCGTCCCCACCTACGAGCTGCCCTgcttcgccaccgccgccaagcTCTGGCTGTACCTGGAGTTCCTCCCCCTGGAGCTGCCGCGCTCGGGCGTCTTCGCCCGCCTCACCGAGATGTTCCTGGACCACCTCGACTTCAACCACAAGGGCAGGGGCAAGTTCGGCCACGTCTTCTCGCCGGCGCGCTGCCCGGTGTTGCGCCGCCTCCGCATCGCAATGTGTACGGGGCTCGACGTCCTCTGCATCTACTCGGAGTCGCTCGAGCATTTCGAGATTGAGTTCGTGGCTGGATTGAAGGAGCTCTCGCTTCTGACGCCAAAGCTCACGACGCTCGAAGTGTCCTATTGCTTTTATTACATCCAGGAGTGGTTCTGCTCAATCACTGCCCCGGCTCTGCAGTTTCTTAGATGGGGTGATCGGTTTCATCCTGAATCGGTGCTGTTCATCGGCGTTATGCACCTCCTGCAGCTCACCATCTTCACCATTCCTGTCTATGGTCGGCCTGGCTGCAGAACCATTCAGGAATTTGCGTTGCTCTTGCAGCACTTCTGTGCTGTCTCCCGTCTAGACCTCCTGCTGAGCTATGATTGG GATTTAAATGAGTACGTAtatttgatggaatccataaCCAAAATTCCCTACATGAATACCATGTCTTTATGGTTATACACAAGAGGACATGCAATTGGAACTTCTGTCTTCCATTTGCTCTCACTATGCCCTAGTGTTAAAAACCTTCAAGTGACATTACTTGATGACATAAAG GAAGATAGTCCTTGCCAACAGTATTGCGAGTGTGATCAGCATCCAGACTGGGGTGAATGGGAAACTGTCGTGTATGGTCTTGAGGAAGTAGAAATCCGCAACTTCAGAGGAACAAAACATGATTTTACCTTCATGAGTCTACTGTTTCTGGTGGCACCATTGCTTAAAAAGATGAAGATAACTGTCGATGGTATGGCCAATGCAAGTGAGGAATCATCCCAGGGACTGCGCGAAATTGCCGCAGAACACCCTGGGGCCTGCTTTGAGGTATACTACAATACGACTGGGGAATTCTATGAATTTCGGCCAAGCAATTTCATCAAGACACCTGATGACCATTATTATG AACCTCGATAA